The region TTTCAAATCATATTTCTGACTTATTGGACTTTTCGAATATTTAAACGACCGAAAACTGGAAAGTATGTATCATCATTTTTGACTTTAGGTTTTATCCTTTTATGTATGACACCTTGGATTAGTGACTGGACTTTTAGCAAAAATGACGCACGAAAATTATTAGCGGAACATAATATTGAATTAAAAGACAATTTTAAAATTCTGAAAAATGAAAGTGGCGGATTTATGGACTACGCACACACTCTAAAAATTCAAATTTCGGATTCCGACAAATCGAGGATTGCAAAGGAAATAAGAGAATCTAAAGGTTTTATCGAAACCGAAGATTTCCTTAACGACTATCCAAGTGCTAATCATTATACTTTTGAAAAACTGAATTTTGAAACTGAAAACTATTTAAATCGAGAATATTACGTAAAGGAACCTATGGAAGATGGAACAATACACTTTCATTTTCAACTTTCTAAAACAAAAAACGAATTACAATATATTGGAACTAACGAATAAAAAACTACTGGCAACACCGTATATAATTTATTGCTGGGTTCTTGCCTATTTGCGAAATTAGGTACTTCAACACGCCAATAATCACACACAAGAACGTTAGCCTTCATTCCCCACATCACGGAAAACCGAGATTAATTTCTACAGCTAACGTCAAATTTTTAGGTTTTTTTTAAAAAATTCAGCGCTTAAAAGTTGTCAAAAGCTTGAGAATAAAACATAAATCTTTTAAGTTAAAAAAATATTTTCATATATTTATTTAAGAATTAAAAAAAATGACACGAGATGTTATTAAGAGAAACAATGTAACTGTTCATGGCGAAGGCACACAGGTTATGTTGATGGCACATGGTTATGGTTGCGACCAAAATATGTGGAGATTTATTACACCGGCGTTTCGTAGCAAGTACAAAATTGTACTTTTTGACCATGTAGGCTCCGGCAAATCAGACATTTCGGCTTACGACTACAAAAAATACGCGTCTTTGCAAGGCTATGCAGATGATATTATAGAAATCTGCGAAAGTCTTAACCTTAAAAATGTCATTTTTATTGGACATTCAGTAGCTGCGATGATGGGGCTATTGGCAACTAACAAAGCACCACACTTATTTGATACTTTGATTATGGTAAGTCCATCACCATGTTATATTAATGATGAAACTTATTATGGTGGTTTTGACGAGGCAGATATTCATGAATTATTGGAATCTTTGGACAGCAATTATTTAGGTTGGTCGGGTGCCATTACTCCCGTAATTATGGGTAATGCTGATAAACCAGAGTTGAGCAAAGAATTAGAAAATAGTTTTTGTCAAAACAATCCTAAAATAGCAAAACATTTTGCAAATGTTACGTTTTTAGGAGATAATCGTCACGATTTGTCAAAATTGACAACAAGAACTCTTATTTTACAAAGTACCTCTGATGTAATTGCGCCTGAAGTTGTTGGAAAATACGTTAATGAACAGTTGCAAAATAGCACAATTGTTGTTATGGAGGCTACAGGACATTGCCCACACATGAGTGCACCAAAAGAAACAATAGAATTGGTGACTAAATTTTTAGCAAATATTTAGATGATGAAATCTAATTTATTTTGAAAATATCCGACTTTCCAAGAGCTTTTGGATAGTTATTATCAGTTACTAAAACGACACTATAATGACAGAAATAACAGGTTTCAATTTTACAGAAGATGATTTTACAGCAGCTGACTTAGTCAAATTTGAACTGATAAAATCAGAGGAGGAAGAAGATTTAAATAACTTAGCTGAGCTTTTTAATCACATTGTTGCTGCAAAAGCAGCAAAACTAAGTCAAGAAAAAGAAGAATTTTATAGCAAACAATTAGTATTAAAAGAATTAGAATCAGACATATTTTATAATCATTTTCCTTGTGGTTATTTTTCAACGGACAGTAATGGAATTATTAACAAAATCAATACTACTTTATTAGGTTGGCTTGGTTATGCAAAAGAAGACATTATTGGGAAAGTTACTTGGCAGAGTTTGTTGAGTGTGGGTGGTAAAATGTACTTTGAAACACATTATTCTCCTTTGTTACAGATGCAAGGTTTTGTTCAAGAAATCAGTTTTGAAATGGTTAAGAAAGATAAAACTCGTCTGCCTATCTTAATCAACACCAAACAAATAAGAGATGAAAATGGGAAAGTGCAGATAAATTATTCCACGGTTTTTGACGTAAGTCAACGCAAATCTTATGAAAAAGAGTTGCTCATAGCAAAAAGAACTGCCGAAGATCAAAATGAATTAATTGAATATACTTTTAGAAATGCTTCTACACCTATTTATTACGTTTTGGAAGATGCGAGCATCTATGATTTTAACGACATTGCCGCAGAAAAGTTGGGTTATACAAGCGAAGAACTGCATACGTTAAAAATTTATGATTTAGATAAAAATTATGACGAAAAAAAGTGGGCAAGTGAATGGGCTAAATTGAAAGCAAAGAAAAAAATAACCATAGAAACTCAACAAAAAAAGAAGGATGGTACCCTTATAGACGTAATTATTACGGCTAACTATGTAAAATATGGCGACTTACAATTGAACTGTAGCTATGTGCTAGACATTACAGAAAAGAAAAAACGTGCAGATGAATTAAAAATTGCAAATAAAGAACTTGCCTTTCAAAATGAAGAAAAGGAAAAACGCGCAGAAGATTTAAAGCTGATGGACTTTGCATTTAAAGAGTCATCTACGCCTATTATGTTGCATTTGCAAAACGGTGAATTTTATAGTTTTAACGATGCTTTACTCAATATATTGGGTTACACCAAAGAAGAATTTAGCAAAATGAATCTGCTAAATGTTGTAACCATGGACGAATTAGCTTGCATTTCACAATGGGATGAAATAAAAGAAAAGGGAACTGTAGTATTCGACTGTCATTTTGAGAGAAAGGATGGTGTTCTGTTGGATGTGGAAGTAAGCAGCAACCTGATTAAATACAATAAATACGAGGTGAACTTTTGTTATATAAATGACATCACCGAAAAAAAGAAAGCAGAAACTGAAATTTATTCTATGAATGAATTGTTGCAACGCCAAACTGATTGTTTGCTTTTGGCTACAAAAAGTGCACAATTAGGAATTTGGGATTGGGATTTAGAAAGTGATACGCTTGTGTGGGATGAAGGGATGTGTAAATTATATGGAATAGCCGCAAATAAATTTAAATTAATTAAAGAAGAATGGATAGCAAGATTGCATGAAGAAGATCGAACAGAAATAGATAATGAGATTCAGTTAGCAATTACAAACAAGAAAGAATACAATACCGAATTTAGGATTGTATGGAGTGATTCATCTATCCATTATATAAGAGCTACTGGAATTGTTGAAAGGGTAGATGGTAAGCCAAAACGCATGATTGGAGTTAATTGGGATGTAACTGCAGAAAAACAGAGTATACAGCATCTTAAATTGTTAGAATCTGTTATTGTCCATACAAAAGATAGTATTTTGATAACAGAGGCAGAACCAAATGATTTACCAGGACCAAGAATGATTTTTGTGAACCCAGCATTTGAAAAAATGACAGGTTATACCTCTGAAGAAGTAATTGGTCTAACGCCTAGATTATTGCAAAATGAAGATACCGATAGAAAAGAATTAGACAAATTACGAACTGCATTGAACAAATGGGAGCCATGTGAAATAACAGTTTCGAACTCGAGGAAAAATGGCGAGAAGTTTTGGAATAACTTTAGTGTAGCTCCAGTAGCAAATGAAAAAGGATGGTATACCCATTGGATTGCTATAGAAAGGGATGTGACAAAACAAATTGAAGCTACCATAGAGAAGGAAAGAATGATAAAGGAACTGCTCGAAAACAACCGAGAGCTGAAGCAGTTTAGCTATATAACTACCCATAACCTGAGGGCACCCTTAACTAACCTAGTTTTGATTTGTAAATTAATAAGCAGAGAGAAAATAGAAGATCCATCAATATTAAAACTGATAGAGGCCTTCAAAACATCTACCTATCAATTGAATGAAACATTAAATGACCTTATCAATGTACTCATCGTAAAAGAAAATACAGACCTTAAATTAGAGGAATTGTCTGTTGTAGAAATAATGAATAAGGTAAAAGAATCCATTTCCGAAACATTGAGAGATAGCAAGGCAATAATTGAGACTGATTTTTCTGATATGCCTACCGTACACTTTACAAAGGTTTATCTAGAAAGTATTTTTTTAAATCTAATTACGAATTCAATAAAATACCGCCATCCAGAAAGGAATCCCATTGTTAAGATAAAAACCACAAAAGATGCAATTGGCAGAACCAAACTTACTTTTTCAGACAATGGGATAGGGATGGATATGTCTCGCGTAAAACACAAGATATTTGGTTTTCACCAACGGTTCCATAACAATGCCGACAGTAAAGGGATAGGATTGTTCCTTATTAAATCTCAAATAAATGCTTTGGGAGGCCAAATAGAAGTGAATAGTGAAGTGAATATAGGCACCCATTTTACAATAACTTTTAAATAAACCATAAAATGATAAAAACAGTTTTAGTAATTGAAGATGATTTAATAACAATGTATTTGAATAAAATGGTATTAGAATCTTCAAGTTTCTGCGACAACATAGTAGAGGCAACCAATGGTGAGGAAGCATTATCATACTTTGAAAATATAGAAAAAGGAGATATCCCCATGGATAATTTGCCCGAAGTAATACTTTTAGATTTGAATATGCCAGTAATGGATGGATGGGAGTTCTTTGAAACTTATTTACAAAAGTTTCCCGAGTTTGCAAAGAAAACAAAAATTTTCATCCTTTCTTCAAGCACAAACCATGAAGACCAAGAAAGGGTACAAAAAGACCCAAACATTGCAGCCTTTTTATCGAAGCCACTAGACGAAGAGGTACATTTTAATATTATTAACTCCTCTTTCAATAAACAATAGAGAAAAGATTTTCTTAATATGTTAGGATTAATTACTCCGACCTAGCCAAAGCAACTAACCAGACAAGAACAAGTTGTGCTTCATTATGACAAACCACTAACCAATGATAAAATTCTTTAGAAAAATTAGACAAAACTTACTTATGGAAAACAAAACTGGAACGTACTTTAAATATGCTATTGGAGAAATTGTTCTTGTGGTTATTGGTATTTTGATTGCAATATCAATTAATAATTGGAATGAAACAAACAAAAATGAGCGAGAACAGATTGTTTTTTTAAATAATCTCAAAAACGATCTCAAAAACGATTTAATACAATTAGATCAAATATTAAAACTTCAAAAAGAAAAATTAAGCACAGTCAATGAATTAAAAGACCAATTGCTATCAATAAAAGATTTTGAGAAAATCGAACAACTTTTTGCCAAAATTAATACATCAGCTAATTACACCTATTTTCCTAACACTGGTTCATACACAACATCAGTGTCATCGGGTAAAATAGCTTCTCTAAATCCAAGTTCTTTAAGAATAGCAATTACAAATCTATACGAACGTTATTACTATAGATTAATTTACAATGGGGAATTATACGATAAAAAACTTAACGAGGTTTCATCGAGCCAAGGGAAATTTTTCAACACTTTAACATTAAAACTAAACAGCAAAGATGTAATTGAAGATAGTGATTTTGTGAATTTGATTACAATTGTGTTTTTGGAGAATTCAACTTATGTGAAGAAAGGTGATCGAACCAAAAGCGAAATTTTAAAGGTTCTGAAATTAGTAGAACAAAGACTTAATGATTAACGAAAGCACAACACCGTATAAAATTAATTGCTAGTTCTAGCTTACTTACGAAAGTCGCCGCGGACGTTCTACCTGTGTTTTATTCACTAACTTTAAGGCTTAAAACACTCAACAAACCAAACACAAACACGTTATCTAACATAATATCCAAATCCATGAAGCATAAACTTATTATAAGCATACTCATACTATTTACTGCTGTAGGTTGTGATAGTAATAAATCAAAGCAAGCTACAGTTGATAAATACTCAATTCCCGATTTTAAATTAATCAAAGATGTCGTATATGGCCACGAATTTGGTATGGCAATGACTTTTGATGTTTATACCCCATCAAAACCAAATGGTGCTGGTGTGATTTTAACAAATAGTGGTGGTTGGGAATCACCTTATGACACATTCAAAATACAGGATAACGGTACATATAGATTTGCAACAGATGAAGAAATGACCAAATCAGAAACGTATCATATTTTAAGTCCAAAAAAATTAGTGTTAAATGGATATACTGTTTTTGAAGTACGACATGGAAGTCGACGGAAATTTGAAATGTCTGAAATAGTATCACACGTTAGAAGAGCCGTTCGATTTATCAAGCATAATTCCTCAGATTATGGAGTTGATAAAACCCGTTTAGGATTATGGGGTGGTAGTGCCAGTGGTCATTTATCATTACTTATAGGTCTGTCTCCTGAAGTACCTTTGTTTGATGCCAAATTGGATTGGGAAAAGAATCATGCTGATGTGGCTGCAATTGCAGTTTTCGCAGCACCTAGCGATTTGGATAAAATGGTTTTAAATAATCCAAAAACATGGGGGAAATTCGATTTTTTGAAACTGTCTACAGAACAGTATCAAGAATTTTCACCAGTTAATTACGCCTCAAAAAACGATCCACCCACCTTAATAATGCATGGCAATACAGATGCACTAGTGCCATTTGTTCAAGGTGAATTAATGTATTCTAAACTTCAGGAAGAAGGAGTACTCTCTAATTTTATTGAATTCGAAAAAACAAATCATTCACCAACACTTAAGCAAGCATCAAAAGGAGTTGATGAGGCATTGGCTTGGTTTGATAGGCATTTAAGTAAATAATAACGTGAGATAACACCGTGTATAATTAATGGCTAGCCCTCGCTTTCTCAAAAAATCCTCGCGGATTTTCTATTCGGTTTGTATTTCCTAAATTAGTTGCTGAAATACGCAACGAAATCATACACCAACAGGTTATGTGCAAGCGGTAAAAAATTCCTGCTTATCCAAAAACAGAATTCAAATGAAGAAAATATTATTTCTAATTCCCCTGATAATTGGATGTACATCACCGAAAGAAAAATCGGAACTCGACAAACTTGCGAAATATGAAGGGAATTATGAATATGTAAATAAAACTACGCTGGACATTATTGCCTCTGAACTTGACACAACGCTTTATGCTGTAGTAGATAATGCAAAATATCCTTTAAAACATATCGCTTTAGACAGTTTTGTGAATATCGCAAACATTCCTGTCGTTTTTGAACGTGACAAATCGAATCAAATTATTGGTTATAAAACTGACGGACAAAAATTTAAACTAATATCTTCTGATATTGAAGAAATGGAAATGTTCCCAAGAAAAGAACTTTTCCAAAACCCAGACAACTACGTATACCAAAAACCAAAAGAAACTTCTGATGGATTGAAAACAGGACTTTTAAAAGAAGAATTCAATAATCCTGAACCAATAATCAATATGGTAAAAGAAACCATAAAAGGAAATTTTCCCGATGTTCACAGTATATTGATTTACAAGAATAACAAATTGGTGCTTGAAGAATATTTTTATGGTTACGATGAAACAACACCACATCAATTAAGGTCTGCCACCAAACCTTTCATTGGTGGAATTCTTGGAATAACGGTTGACCAAGGATTTATAAAAAGTGAAAAAGATAAACTATTGCCCTATTTAAATTCGAGATATGCAGAAATTGCCAATTTGGACAAAAGAAAAAAGGAAATTACAATCGAAAATTTCTTAACGTATCGACACGGAATAGATTGTGAAAACAATAATCCAGAAAGCAAAGGAAATGAACAATCAATGATGCAAAGTAAGGATTGGGTAAAATACACGCTGGATTTACAAATGATTGGAGAACCTGGTGTATCATCATCTTATTGTACAGGTTGTGCTTTGACTTTAGGAAGTTTAGTTGAAATAGCAACAGACAAGAAAATTGAGGATTTTGCTAAAGAGAATTTATTTGAACCCTTGGGAATATTGAATTATGAATGGACTTTTGAACCAAATCAGGCTAGTTTGAATACTTTCAGTCAAATGTATTTTACACCAAGAGACTTGATTAAATTAGCAAAATTATTTAAAGATGGCGGTAAGTGGAAAGGCAATCAAATAATATCAAAAAGTTGGATTGATAAGACATTTAATATGGACAAAGGAGATTACGGCTATCTTTGGGAACATAAATATTTTGTAGTTGACGGACAAACATATAACTCGTATTTAGCTTCGGGAAACGGAGGACAAAAAATCAATATTTTGCCTGAACTCGATATGATTACAGTATTTACTGGTGGTAACTATAATTCCTATCAATTGTACGGTAAAAGCACGCCGCCAAATGAAATGATACCGAACTATATATTAAAATCCGTAAAATAAAGCCTGCACACAACACCTTGTATATTAAATGGCAAGCACTCGCCTAGCCTTCGACAAGCTCAGGACAGGCTTACGAAAATCCTCTCGGATTTTCTATTCGGTTTGTATTTAATACATTAGGTGCTTAAAGCACGCAACAAACCATATACAAAAACCTTATAATCAATTAAATATAATCATAATGAAGAGATTTAATTTTAAAGAAATACTTGAAATTACTTGCCGCCTTTATGTATTCTTTTTTCTAACCGCCTATGGAGTGGGAAAGGTTATAGGAGGACAGTTTTATACTGCTGCAAGAATGCCCGATGGTTTGGAACTTATGCCAATAGGACAAGTTTCAGACTTTGATTTGGCTTGGGTTTTCATGGGGCGATCTTTTGGATATATACTTGTCATAGCTCTTGCCGAAATCCTTGGAGCAGTTTTATTGCTTTCTAATAAAACCAAACTAATAGGAACCCTTATTTTAATTCCAATTATGGTAAATGTAATTGTATTCGATATTTTTTTCCTGGACGAATACGGTGCATTGGCAGGAGCAACTATATACTTATTCATGCTCTTTGCAATCCTTGTTATCAACAAAGAAAAAATGGTCGCTGTTTTTAATGACCTCATAAAAAACAAGAAATCGCCTAAGACATCCTCCAAAGAAAAAATCTACAAATATTTGATAGTTGCAGCTATAATCGTTTTAATTTTCATGACAGATCAATTAATAGTGAACTTCCTAGGGTATGGAAAAGGATAATAAATAACTGATTACACCAAAGGACGGAGGTGTAAAACAACTCTTTTCTTCATTAATTTGAGACCCTAATATTCTAGGCTCTTAGATTCATTCATTTGTTTCTGGAGCCTTTTTTTAATATTGCTTTCGCGAAAGCGAGAAAACCAGACACCTCATTTTTGTACTGATGCCGACCTGTTCAACTTACCCCCTGCATCAAAGACCTCTTTACTGATGTCCACTCCTAAAGTTTCTGTATACTTATTCATAAATATTGATTTATAAAAGAACTAGCTACTGGCGTTTCCACAACTTAAAAACGAGATCTTACCATACTACAGAGCTGAACGAACCTAAGAGTAGTGAAATAGAGCAGATTATCAATACTGTCGAAGTCTAGGCTTCACTGTATACCAAAACCTAAATGCTCTCTTTTTCTTTTTCTAGTTTGTATCTAAATTTAAAGAGAATCAAACTTGAGACGTGTATAGTTCATAGCTAATGAGTTGCTTAATAAAAGTTTAAACATATTTTCAAGTCCGCCAATTTTTATAATGTGGCTTTTTGAAAAAAAAGGCAATAATAAAATTAAAAAACTGGCTTTAGCTTAACCGAAAAGTAATTGCTATTTTGCGCGCTACGTGAAATATACATCACAGTTAGCCTTCATTAAAACCAATTATTACCAATTATTACCAATGATAAAATTCTTTAGAAAAACTAGACAGAACCTACTTACAGAAGGAA is a window of Nonlabens sp. MB-3u-79 DNA encoding:
- a CDS encoding alpha/beta fold hydrolase, translated to MTRDVIKRNNVTVHGEGTQVMLMAHGYGCDQNMWRFITPAFRSKYKIVLFDHVGSGKSDISAYDYKKYASLQGYADDIIEICESLNLKNVIFIGHSVAAMMGLLATNKAPHLFDTLIMVSPSPCYINDETYYGGFDEADIHELLESLDSNYLGWSGAITPVIMGNADKPELSKELENSFCQNNPKIAKHFANVTFLGDNRHDLSKLTTRTLILQSTSDVIAPEVVGKYVNEQLQNSTIVVMEATGHCPHMSAPKETIELVTKFLANI
- a CDS encoding PAS domain S-box protein translates to MTEITGFNFTEDDFTAADLVKFELIKSEEEEDLNNLAELFNHIVAAKAAKLSQEKEEFYSKQLVLKELESDIFYNHFPCGYFSTDSNGIINKINTTLLGWLGYAKEDIIGKVTWQSLLSVGGKMYFETHYSPLLQMQGFVQEISFEMVKKDKTRLPILINTKQIRDENGKVQINYSTVFDVSQRKSYEKELLIAKRTAEDQNELIEYTFRNASTPIYYVLEDASIYDFNDIAAEKLGYTSEELHTLKIYDLDKNYDEKKWASEWAKLKAKKKITIETQQKKKDGTLIDVIITANYVKYGDLQLNCSYVLDITEKKKRADELKIANKELAFQNEEKEKRAEDLKLMDFAFKESSTPIMLHLQNGEFYSFNDALLNILGYTKEEFSKMNLLNVVTMDELACISQWDEIKEKGTVVFDCHFERKDGVLLDVEVSSNLIKYNKYEVNFCYINDITEKKKAETEIYSMNELLQRQTDCLLLATKSAQLGIWDWDLESDTLVWDEGMCKLYGIAANKFKLIKEEWIARLHEEDRTEIDNEIQLAITNKKEYNTEFRIVWSDSSIHYIRATGIVERVDGKPKRMIGVNWDVTAEKQSIQHLKLLESVIVHTKDSILITEAEPNDLPGPRMIFVNPAFEKMTGYTSEEVIGLTPRLLQNEDTDRKELDKLRTALNKWEPCEITVSNSRKNGEKFWNNFSVAPVANEKGWYTHWIAIERDVTKQIEATIEKERMIKELLENNRELKQFSYITTHNLRAPLTNLVLICKLISREKIEDPSILKLIEAFKTSTYQLNETLNDLINVLIVKENTDLKLEELSVVEIMNKVKESISETLRDSKAIIETDFSDMPTVHFTKVYLESIFLNLITNSIKYRHPERNPIVKIKTTKDAIGRTKLTFSDNGIGMDMSRVKHKIFGFHQRFHNNADSKGIGLFLIKSQINALGGQIEVNSEVNIGTHFTITFK
- a CDS encoding response regulator, translated to MIKTVLVIEDDLITMYLNKMVLESSSFCDNIVEATNGEEALSYFENIEKGDIPMDNLPEVILLDLNMPVMDGWEFFETYLQKFPEFAKKTKIFILSSSTNHEDQERVQKDPNIAAFLSKPLDEEVHFNIINSSFNKQ
- a CDS encoding DUF6090 family protein; the encoded protein is MENKTGTYFKYAIGEIVLVVIGILIAISINNWNETNKNEREQIVFLNNLKNDLKNDLIQLDQILKLQKEKLSTVNELKDQLLSIKDFEKIEQLFAKINTSANYTYFPNTGSYTTSVSSGKIASLNPSSLRIAITNLYERYYYRLIYNGELYDKKLNEVSSSQGKFFNTLTLKLNSKDVIEDSDFVNLITIVFLENSTYVKKGDRTKSEILKVLKLVEQRLND
- a CDS encoding prolyl oligopeptidase family serine peptidase, whose amino-acid sequence is MKHKLIISILILFTAVGCDSNKSKQATVDKYSIPDFKLIKDVVYGHEFGMAMTFDVYTPSKPNGAGVILTNSGGWESPYDTFKIQDNGTYRFATDEEMTKSETYHILSPKKLVLNGYTVFEVRHGSRRKFEMSEIVSHVRRAVRFIKHNSSDYGVDKTRLGLWGGSASGHLSLLIGLSPEVPLFDAKLDWEKNHADVAAIAVFAAPSDLDKMVLNNPKTWGKFDFLKLSTEQYQEFSPVNYASKNDPPTLIMHGNTDALVPFVQGELMYSKLQEEGVLSNFIEFEKTNHSPTLKQASKGVDEALAWFDRHLSK
- a CDS encoding serine hydrolase domain-containing protein, encoding MKKILFLIPLIIGCTSPKEKSELDKLAKYEGNYEYVNKTTLDIIASELDTTLYAVVDNAKYPLKHIALDSFVNIANIPVVFERDKSNQIIGYKTDGQKFKLISSDIEEMEMFPRKELFQNPDNYVYQKPKETSDGLKTGLLKEEFNNPEPIINMVKETIKGNFPDVHSILIYKNNKLVLEEYFYGYDETTPHQLRSATKPFIGGILGITVDQGFIKSEKDKLLPYLNSRYAEIANLDKRKKEITIENFLTYRHGIDCENNNPESKGNEQSMMQSKDWVKYTLDLQMIGEPGVSSSYCTGCALTLGSLVEIATDKKIEDFAKENLFEPLGILNYEWTFEPNQASLNTFSQMYFTPRDLIKLAKLFKDGGKWKGNQIISKSWIDKTFNMDKGDYGYLWEHKYFVVDGQTYNSYLASGNGGQKINILPELDMITVFTGGNYNSYQLYGKSTPPNEMIPNYILKSVK